Proteins encoded in a region of the Veillonella parvula genome:
- a CDS encoding lysophospholipid acyltransferase family protein — MNNEWQYHLVKGISWLVCRLPYKLILLIGACLGPVYGLIAKKQKLRGINNIKIGMNMNDQEAEQLINKLFKNLGRSVMEVLYMPNLTKSFINKHIEMRGVEHLEKAIAEDKGVIVLTGHVGNWEWMGAAMAAHGYPSTTIVKKQPNAQFTRLMNEYREMVGLDVFASGGNEIVSAAKALKKKKLLGFLADQDGYINGLPVPFLGQDSSAVMGPATFAKKFGSPVVPIFASRKPEGGHIVHILPALHYEETGDEDVDMYRLTEACVRVTEDFIREHPDEWLWFQHRWMTKMDQIIDYDKKIAIRERAHEKQ, encoded by the coding sequence ATGAATAACGAATGGCAATACCATTTAGTTAAAGGCATTAGTTGGCTTGTTTGTCGACTACCATACAAGCTCATTTTGCTCATAGGCGCTTGTTTAGGTCCTGTATATGGGCTAATAGCGAAGAAGCAAAAGCTTAGAGGCATAAATAATATTAAAATTGGCATGAACATGAATGATCAAGAGGCGGAACAATTAATTAATAAGTTGTTCAAGAATCTCGGTCGCAGTGTTATGGAAGTATTGTACATGCCAAACCTGACGAAATCCTTTATCAATAAACATATAGAGATGCGTGGTGTTGAACATTTAGAAAAGGCCATTGCTGAAGATAAGGGGGTTATCGTTCTTACTGGTCATGTAGGCAACTGGGAATGGATGGGAGCTGCTATGGCGGCTCATGGATACCCTTCCACTACAATTGTTAAGAAACAACCTAATGCTCAATTCACACGCCTTATGAATGAATATCGTGAGATGGTGGGGCTTGACGTATTTGCTAGTGGTGGTAACGAAATCGTTTCTGCTGCTAAGGCTTTAAAAAAGAAAAAACTTCTTGGATTCTTAGCTGACCAAGATGGATATATAAATGGTTTACCGGTTCCGTTTTTGGGACAAGATTCATCAGCTGTTATGGGACCAGCCACATTTGCAAAGAAATTTGGCTCCCCTGTAGTACCTATTTTTGCATCTCGTAAGCCTGAAGGAGGACATATCGTTCATATCTTGCCGGCATTACATTATGAGGAAACTGGCGATGAAGATGTTGATATGTATCGTCTAACTGAAGCCTGTGTACGTGTTACAGAAGACTTTATTCGTGAACATCCAGATGAGTGGCTTTGGTTCCAACATCGTTGGATGACTAAGATGGATCAAATTATTGATTACGATAAGAAGATAGCTATACGGGAGAGAGCACATGAAAAACAATAA
- a CDS encoding KdsC family phosphatase, protein MNIQWIVLDVDGVLSDGTLIYTSTGEELKAFSVKDGLGLTAARKSGIKLAIITARVSPMVERRAKELHFDELLMGHANKTEVLRALCKKHQIDLASVAYMGDDLNDLGALQLVGLPMAPNNAVLEVKSIAKFISTVNGGHGAVREAVEYILKNQGLWDSVVADYAREAHAHGQ, encoded by the coding sequence ATGAATATTCAATGGATTGTTCTCGATGTTGATGGAGTTTTATCAGATGGCACTCTAATTTATACATCGACTGGAGAAGAGCTCAAAGCCTTTTCTGTAAAAGATGGTTTAGGCTTGACTGCGGCTCGTAAATCAGGGATAAAGTTAGCAATTATTACGGCTCGTGTATCTCCTATGGTAGAGCGCCGTGCAAAGGAATTGCATTTTGATGAACTTCTTATGGGGCATGCTAATAAAACTGAAGTATTAAGAGCTCTTTGTAAAAAACATCAAATCGACTTAGCTTCGGTTGCTTACATGGGTGATGATCTTAATGATTTAGGAGCTCTTCAACTCGTAGGTTTGCCGATGGCACCAAATAATGCGGTATTAGAGGTTAAATCAATAGCTAAATTTATTTCTACCGTCAATGGTGGACATGGTGCTGTTAGAGAGGCTGTAGAATATATCCTGAAGAATCAAGGTTTATGGGATTCTGTTGTTGCAGATTATGCGCGAGAGGCCCATGCTCATGGACAATAA
- the lptC gene encoding LPS export ABC transporter periplasmic protein LptC, with protein sequence MKNNKKLIAIVVAIVFALIGLIVFIMKDSNEATSTQNQSGQLVNFQGADLQEEKDGKLVWALSAEKIEYDPRTKAIVLTNLKGLFYQDDVTTTITAPHAVLTGDRNSLDIDQGVTATNTEGAEFKTEALHFDNKTKTLTSKTAFTYNSKDVTLTGDKLEGNMSLKIIKAIGHAKLTKK encoded by the coding sequence ATGAAAAACAATAAAAAGTTAATTGCCATTGTGGTCGCTATAGTATTCGCTCTAATCGGTCTTATTGTATTTATTATGAAAGACTCTAATGAGGCTACTTCCACTCAAAATCAAAGTGGACAACTCGTTAATTTCCAAGGTGCGGACTTGCAAGAGGAAAAGGATGGCAAGCTAGTATGGGCATTATCGGCTGAGAAGATTGAATATGACCCGCGTACAAAAGCTATCGTTCTGACCAATTTGAAAGGTCTGTTCTATCAAGATGATGTGACTACTACGATTACAGCTCCTCATGCTGTACTGACGGGTGATCGAAACTCTCTTGATATTGATCAAGGCGTTACTGCTACTAATACGGAAGGTGCAGAATTTAAAACTGAGGCCCTTCATTTTGATAACAAAACGAAAACATTGACATCTAAAACGGCTTTCACTTATAACAGCAAGGATGTAACCCTCACAGGTGACAAACTTGAGGGCAATATGTCCTTAAAAATTATTAAAGCCATTGGACATGCGAAATTAACAAAGAAGTAA
- a CDS encoding KpsF/GutQ family sugar-phosphate isomerase, giving the protein MTILEQAAQVLHEEARAIEELSSRLDHNFVNAVNMILACKGRVVCTGMGKSGHIGRKIAATLASTGTPALFMHPGEGVHGDLGMITEDDVVLAFSNSGETGEIISILPSLRRIGAKLICVVGKPESTLAKNSDIVLLAEVEREACPLGLAPTTSTTVALALGDALAVCLLERHHFTPENFAVFHPGGSLGRKLLLTVENIMHGGDDNPTVFRGATVRDALFVMTEKGLGATNVIDEEGHLLGLVTDGDVRRGLDSGSNFLEWPVEDMMTSMPRTITKDKLAAEALHLMEKNQPRPITVLPVVDTNNVCLGIVHITDLLRRGIV; this is encoded by the coding sequence GTGACTATTTTAGAACAAGCGGCACAGGTGCTTCATGAGGAAGCTCGTGCTATTGAAGAATTAAGTTCTCGTTTGGATCACAATTTTGTAAATGCTGTAAATATGATTTTGGCTTGTAAGGGCCGTGTAGTATGTACAGGAATGGGGAAATCTGGTCATATTGGTCGTAAAATTGCGGCTACCTTGGCTAGTACAGGGACACCGGCACTTTTTATGCATCCTGGTGAAGGCGTGCATGGTGATCTTGGTATGATTACTGAAGATGATGTAGTGTTAGCATTTTCTAATAGTGGTGAAACAGGAGAAATCATTAGTATTTTGCCGTCTCTGCGCCGCATAGGAGCTAAATTAATCTGTGTTGTAGGGAAACCAGAGTCTACATTAGCAAAAAATTCTGATATTGTATTGTTGGCAGAGGTAGAACGAGAAGCTTGTCCATTGGGTTTAGCACCTACTACAAGTACTACTGTTGCTCTAGCACTAGGTGATGCATTAGCAGTATGTTTATTGGAACGCCATCATTTTACTCCAGAAAACTTTGCTGTATTCCATCCAGGTGGTTCCTTAGGTCGCAAATTATTGTTGACTGTAGAAAATATCATGCATGGTGGCGATGATAATCCAACAGTATTTAGAGGGGCTACCGTTCGTGATGCACTCTTTGTAATGACAGAAAAAGGGTTAGGTGCTACAAATGTTATTGATGAAGAAGGACATTTGTTAGGTCTAGTGACTGATGGTGATGTGCGTCGTGGACTTGATTCTGGCAGCAATTTTTTAGAATGGCCCGTAGAGGATATGATGACGTCTATGCCGCGTACGATTACAAAGGATAAATTGGCCGCAGAAGCGCTTCATTTGATGGAGAAAAATCAACCTCGCCCTATCACCGTATTACCTGTGGTTGATACTAATAATGTATGTCTTGGCATTGTTCACATTACGGATTTATTGCGTAGAGGCATTGTATAA